A region of uncultured Desulfobacter sp. DNA encodes the following proteins:
- a CDS encoding radical SAM protein, whose translation MSNTDYYFHKPGTPGSGAVLDVGLRCPHSCKFCYYSFYTSPEDQFKALRQSQFRPVDECLEILSHIADYGLKHVDVTGGEPTMHPDIVKITRYAAKLGLGLRIITLGQFLMRKQSREQTLLEELLDAGVADFLFSVHAVNQTQFREFTGGAWGKLYSAMQYLQRIGFQYGVNTVVFRDNIELLPKIANVSAGLGAYIHNFILFNAYHRWAKVPQIAEMQPLYQDIENPLKEAVKILVSRGVAVNIRYAPMCAVKGLTRHVVGVTGVALDPYEWRNRACNYDREPAYCAQPISLNADGVLVNHELAYKNGVTKGGFSYFAVRGEDFKIFPEICRTCAALSVCDGIDPRYADRHGLSAFSPYASFKTCAALAHERVSYRAPFFVKMGQRPDMKSIMNFGS comes from the coding sequence ATGTCTAATACAGATTATTATTTTCATAAACCGGGAACTCCCGGATCCGGTGCTGTTCTTGACGTGGGACTCAGGTGCCCCCATTCCTGCAAATTTTGTTATTATAGTTTCTATACATCCCCGGAAGATCAGTTCAAGGCCTTGAGGCAAAGTCAATTTCGGCCCGTGGACGAATGTTTGGAAATCCTGTCACACATTGCAGATTACGGGTTGAAACATGTAGACGTTACCGGAGGTGAACCAACTATGCATCCGGACATTGTAAAAATTACCCGTTATGCTGCAAAACTTGGGCTGGGTTTGCGCATCATTACCCTGGGGCAATTTTTAATGCGTAAACAATCCCGGGAGCAAACCCTTTTAGAAGAACTGCTGGATGCCGGCGTTGCTGATTTTCTTTTTTCGGTTCATGCAGTGAACCAAACCCAATTCCGGGAATTTACAGGCGGGGCATGGGGTAAGCTGTACTCCGCTATGCAGTATTTACAACGTATTGGATTTCAATACGGAGTCAATACCGTTGTGTTCCGTGACAATATAGAGTTATTGCCGAAAATTGCCAATGTATCAGCAGGCCTGGGTGCCTATATTCATAATTTTATTCTTTTTAATGCCTATCACAGATGGGCAAAAGTTCCTCAAATTGCTGAAATGCAGCCCCTCTACCAGGATATCGAAAATCCGCTTAAGGAAGCTGTAAAAATTCTGGTATCACGAGGGGTTGCCGTAAACATCCGTTATGCCCCCATGTGTGCAGTCAAAGGTCTTACCCGTCATGTAGTCGGTGTAACCGGTGTTGCCCTTGATCCCTACGAATGGCGTAATCGGGCATGCAATTATGACCGGGAACCGGCATACTGTGCCCAACCCATCTCTTTAAACGCCGATGGTGTTCTCGTAAATCACGAATTAGCGTATAAAAACGGCGTGACAAAGGGGGGGTTTTCATATTTTGCGGTCCGGGGGGAAGATTTCAAAATTTTCCCGGAAATCTGTAGAACCTGTGCTGCACTTTCCGTCTGTGACGGTATTGATCCGCGTTATGCCGACCGACACGGTCTTTCAGCATTCTCTCCATATGCATCTTTTAAAACCTGTGCGGCCTTGGCCCATGAGCGCGTATCCTACCGGGCTCCCTTTTTTGTTAAGATGGGCCAGAGGCCTGACATGAAATCCATCATGAATTTTGGAAGCTGA
- a CDS encoding glycosyltransferase — protein sequence MPVSIIVPTFNQACYLRPCLDSIWFQDYPEIEIILVNDGATDETADVITDFVRDIDSAQVSYASVYDQEQNQIKRVYHPRYPAKGRQLHILTHDTNKGLATALNTGFKACTGEMCTYVPSDNICLPTMVSSLVKPLYDGADFSYADMFIVDDNMNINRKFELPDYSFERCFGDWYLCGVAKMYRRNLHDRFGYYDEGLLAHDHDLFQRFAMSGARFVHVAAPLMYVRAHDNDREVDIHSPTNWNRLLDESKEIVIKARQFIR from the coding sequence ATGCCCGTATCAATTATAGTTCCAACCTTTAATCAAGCCTGCTATTTGAGACCCTGTCTGGACTCCATTTGGTTCCAGGATTACCCGGAAATTGAAATTATTCTCGTGAATGACGGGGCCACAGACGAAACAGCTGATGTTATTACCGATTTTGTTCGAGACATAGACTCTGCTCAGGTTTCCTATGCCTCAGTGTATGATCAGGAACAGAACCAAATTAAGCGTGTTTACCATCCCCGGTATCCGGCAAAAGGGCGTCAGCTTCACATTCTCACCCATGACACAAATAAAGGACTTGCAACAGCCTTAAATACCGGTTTCAAAGCCTGTACCGGAGAGATGTGCACCTATGTACCATCGGACAATATTTGCCTGCCCACCATGGTATCGTCATTGGTGAAACCCCTTTATGACGGAGCTGATTTCTCATACGCTGACATGTTTATCGTGGATGATAACATGAACATCAACCGTAAATTCGAACTTCCGGATTATTCCTTTGAGCGATGCTTCGGGGACTGGTACCTGTGCGGGGTGGCCAAGATGTACCGACGCAACCTCCATGATAGGTTCGGCTATTACGACGAAGGCCTTCTTGCTCATGACCATGATTTGTTTCAACGATTTGCCATGAGCGGAGCTCGCTTCGTTCACGTGGCCGCCCCCCTTATGTATGTCCGCGCCCATGACAATGATCGGGAGGTGGATATACATTCCCCCACAAACTGGAACCGGCTTTTGGATGAGTCCAAGGAAATTGTGATAAAAGCAAGGCAATTTATCCGCTGA